The Enteractinococcus fodinae genome has a segment encoding these proteins:
- a CDS encoding nuclear transport factor 2 family protein: MTIEELLALEHRGWKSLCEGTGADFYAQIMTPDAVMLLSHGVVLDRDAVLGSLNNAPPWDRYEIRDERLLRLTEDTAALVYTGHAFRAGEPEFLALMSSVYIRQNGAWRLVLYQQTPIPASKEPER, translated from the coding sequence ATGACTATCGAGGAACTCCTGGCACTCGAACATCGCGGATGGAAGTCCCTTTGCGAGGGGACCGGAGCAGACTTTTACGCTCAGATCATGACACCAGATGCGGTAATGCTTCTTTCCCATGGGGTCGTGTTAGATCGCGATGCGGTGCTTGGTTCCCTCAACAACGCACCGCCGTGGGACCGGTACGAAATTCGCGACGAACGGCTTCTCCGATTGACTGAAGACACCGCCGCACTGGTCTACACCGGTCACGCTTTCCGGGCGGGCGAACCCGAGTTCCTTGCGCTAATGTCGAGCGTCTACATCCGTCAAAACGGTGCGTGGCGGTTAGTGTTGTATCAACAGACGCCCATCCCTGCCTCAAAAGAGCCAGAGCGGTAA